One window from the genome of Garra rufa chromosome 1, GarRuf1.0, whole genome shotgun sequence encodes:
- the LOC141286533 gene encoding H-2 class I histocompatibility antigen, Q10 alpha chain-like — protein sequence MGTSVATTIFALLCVFLLYGTPPILHAEKHSLYYIYTALSKPVDLPGIYQFTAMGLLDDIQIDYYNSEEQKKIPKQSWMKEKMQEDYWEKGTQSRKSKEQWFNVNIDILMKRMGLSESDLHVLQWRHGCEVEQQGDEVKFYNGISEYGFDGENFLSFDDRDSQWVAPVDAALPTKRKWDNIPILNQYTKGYLEKECVDWLNKFTEYADEKFRNGILPDVHVFARKPTKSKLKLTCMSTGFYPKDVTMTIRKYRTSLPADEVETTGIRPNHDGTFQMRKSVEISEDEEAEYDCFVFHKSNKEPVIVKWDNDVMEDHETVPVSCAVWLNSD from the exons AGAAACACTCGCTGTATTACATTTACACGGCTTTGTCCAAACCTGTCGATCTGCCGGGCATCTATCAGTTCACTGCTATGGGTCTGCTAGACGACATACAGATCGACTATTACAATAGTGAGGAACAGAAGAAGATTCCCAAACAGTCCTGGATGAAAGAGAAAATGCAGGAGGATTACTGGGAAAAAGGCACCCAGTCGAGAAAGAGCAAAGAGCAGTGGTTTAATGTGAATATCGACATTCTGATGAAACGCATGGGACTCAGTGAATCAG ATCTTCATGTTCTTCAGTGGAGACATGGCTGTGAAGTTGAGCAGCAGGGAGATGAAGTGAAGTTTTACAACGGCATCAGTGAGTATGGCTTTGATGGAGAAAACTTTCTGTCTTTTGATGATAGAGACTCTCAGTGGGTCGCTCCAGTTGATGCAGCTCTACCAACCAAGAGAAAATGGGACAATATTCCCATCCTAAACCAATACACAAAAGGCTACCTGGAGAAAGAGTGTGTGGACTGGCTCAACAAATTCACAGAATATGCTGATGAGAAGTTCAGAAATGGCA TTCTtccagatgttcatgtttttgcaAGGAAACCAACCAAAAGCAAGTTGAAACTCACCTGTATGTCCACCGGCTTCTACCCCAAAGACGTGACGATGACCATTAGGAAATATCGCACATCTCTTCCTGCAGATGAGGTTGAAACCACCGGAATCAGACCAAACCATGATGGGACCTTCCAGATGAGGAAGAGTGTGGAGATCAGTGAGGATGAAGAAGCAGAATATGATTGTTTTGTGTTCCACAAGAGCAACAAAGAACCAGTAATCGTAAAATGGG ACAATGATGTAATGGAAGATCATGAGACT GTACCTGTATCCTGTGCTGTGTGGCTCAACTCAGATTGA